The following coding sequences are from one Sander lucioperca isolate FBNREF2018 chromosome 2, SLUC_FBN_1.2, whole genome shotgun sequence window:
- the carm1 gene encoding histone-arginine methyltransferase CARM1 isoform X2: MAVSVFPGVRLLSIGDANGDIQRHSEQQPLRLEVKSTQDAALINLSNGEEASVFKCSVSRETECSRVGKQSFIITLGCNSVLLQFSSPADFQSFYNLLKNSRGHVNERSVFSDRTEDSSAVQYFQFYGYLSQQQNMMQDYVRTGTYQRAILQNHTDFKDKVVLDVGCGSGILSFFAAQAGARKVYAVEASTMAQHAEVLVNSNRLGERVVVIPGKVEEVTLPEQVDIIISEPMGYMLFNERMLESYLHAKKFLKPNGKMFPTIGDVHLAPFTDEQLYMEQFTKANFWYQPSFHGVDLSALRGAAVDEYFRQPIVDTFDIRILMAKSVKYTVNFLEAKEEDLYRIEIPFKFHMMHSGLVHGLAFWFDVAFIGSVITVWLSTAPTEPLTHWYQVRCLLQSPLFTKAGDTLSGTAMLVANKRQSYDISIVAQVDQTGSKSSNLLDLKNPFFRYTGTTPNPPPGSHYTSPSENMWNTGAAYSMSQGMAVSGMPAAYDLSTVIGSGPSASHNNLIPLVNTGIVNHTHSRMGSIMSTGIVQGATTGQSGPSSSGTYYPVTNQFTMGGAAISMASPMVIPSNTMHYGS; this comes from the exons ATGGCGGTCTCGGTGTTTCCCGGCGTGCGGCTCCTCTCCATCGGAGACGCTAATGGAGACATACAGCGACACTCAGAGCAGCAGCCTTTGCGGCTAGAAGTCAAAAGCACCCAAGACGCTGCCCTCATCAATCTCTCCAATG GAGAGGAGGCGAGTGTGTTCAAGTGTTCTGTTTCCAGGGAGACAGAGTGCAGCCGCGTGGGGAAGCAGTCGTTCATCATCACGCTGGGCTGCAACAGCGTCCTGCTGCAGTTCTCCTCACCTGCAG ACTTCCAGTCCTTTTATAACCTCCTGAAGAACAGTCGCGGGCATGTCAACGAGCGCTCGGTCTTCAGCGACAGAACGGAGGACTCCTCTGCTGTACAGTACTTCCAG TTTTATGGCTACCTCTCCCAGCAACAGAACATGATGCAGGACTACGTTCGGACAGGGACTTACCAACGGGCTATTCTCCAGAACCACACTGACTTTAAGGATAAG GTGGTGCTGGATGTTGGCTGTGGCTCGGGGATCCTCTCTTTCTTTGCAGCCCAGGCTGGAGCCAGGAAGGTCTACGCTGTGGAGGCCAGCACCATGGCACAGCACGCCGag GTGCTGGTGAACAGTAACCGCTTAGGAGAGCGCGTGGTCGTCATCCCGGGGAAGGTGGAGGAGGTGACGCTGCCAGAGCAGGTTGACATCATCATCTCGGAGCCCATGGGCTACATGTTGTTCAACGAGCGCATGCTGGAGAGCTACCTGCACGCCAAGAAGTTCCTCAAACCCAATG gtaAAATGTTCCCAACCATCGGTGACGTCCACCTGGCCCCCTTCACAGATGAGCAGCTCTACATGGAGCAGTTCACCAAGGCCAACTTCTG GTACCAGCCCTCCTTCCATGGTGTAGACCTGTCTGCCCTGCGGGGAGCAGCAGTGGACGAGTATTTCCGCCAGCCAATCGTG GACACATTTGATATCCGTATTCTGATGGCCAAGTCGGTCAAGTACACAGTCAACTTCCTGGAGGCCAAAGAAGAGGATCTCTAcag GATAGAGATTCCCTTCAAGTTCCACATGATGCACTCGGGCCTGGTGCACGGCCTGGCGTTCTGGTTTGATGTGGCGTTTATTGGATCAGT GATTACAGTTTGGCTGTCCACAGCCCCCACAGAGCCTCTCACCCACTGGTACCAGGTGCGCTGTCTGCTGCAGTCTCCCCTCTTCACCAAGGCCGGGGATACGCTGTCCGGCACTGCCATGCTGGTGGCCAACAAGAG ACAAAGCTACGACATCAGTATTGTTGCCCAGGTGGACCAGACCGGATCAAAGTCCAGCAACCTCCTGGACTTGAAGAACCCCTTTTTCAG GTACACAGGCACCACCCCCAACCCCCCTCCTGGCTCACACTACACCTCCCCGTCCGAGAACATGTGGAACACGGGGGCGGCCTACAGCATGAGTCAGGGGATGGCTGTATCAG GGATGCCTGCAGCTTATGACCTCAGCACAGTCATCGGCAGCGGCCCATCAGCGTCTCACAACAACCTCATCCCCCTGG TGAACACCGGAATTGTAAACCACACCCACTCCAGGATGGGCTCCATCATGAGCACAGGAATTGTCCAGG GAGCCACCACAGGCCAGTCGGGTCCCAGCAGCAGCGGTACTTACTATCCCGTCACCAACCAGTTCACCATGGGGGGCGCTGCCATCTCCATGGCCTCGCCTATGGTCATCCCCAGCAACACCATGCATTACGGCAGTTAA
- the si:dkey-204f11.64 gene encoding guanine nucleotide-binding protein G(I)/G(S)/G(O) subunit gamma-5: MSNNSAANSSLVLAQKAVKQLRLEASVRRIKVSQAAAELKTFCLQNAHKDPLLTGVPSSDNPFRPPKSCVLL, encoded by the exons ATGTCGAACAATAGCGCCGCCAACAGCAGTTTAGTCCTCGCCCAGAAGGCAGTGAAACAGCTTCGTCTCGAGGCCAGTGTCCGTCGGATAAAG gtcTCTCAGGCTGCTGCAGAACTGAAGACCTTCTGTTTGCAAAATGCCCACAAAGACCCTCTCCTAACTGGGGTGCCCTCCAGCGATAACCCATTCAGGCCTCCCAAGTCATGTGTCCTCCTCTGA
- the carm1 gene encoding histone-arginine methyltransferase CARM1 isoform X1 has protein sequence MAVSVFPGVRLLSIGDANGDIQRHSEQQPLRLEVKSTQDAALINLSNGEEASVFKCSVSRETECSRVGKQSFIITLGCNSVLLQFSSPADFQSFYNLLKNSRGHVNERSVFSDRTEDSSAVQYFQFYGYLSQQQNMMQDYVRTGTYQRAILQNHTDFKDKVVLDVGCGSGILSFFAAQAGARKVYAVEASTMAQHAEVLVNSNRLGERVVVIPGKVEEVTLPEQVDIIISEPMGYMLFNERMLESYLHAKKFLKPNGKMFPTIGDVHLAPFTDEQLYMEQFTKANFWYQPSFHGVDLSALRGAAVDEYFRQPIVDTFDIRILMAKSVKYTVNFLEAKEEDLYRIEIPFKFHMMHSGLVHGLAFWFDVAFIGSVITVWLSTAPTEPLTHWYQVRCLLQSPLFTKAGDTLSGTAMLVANKRQSYDISIVAQVDQTGSKSSNLLDLKNPFFRYTGTTPNPPPGSHYTSPSENMWNTGAAYSMSQGMAVSGMPAAYDLSTVIGSGPSASHNNLIPLGTNRTDFSTSHVNTGIVNHTHSRMGSIMSTGIVQGATTGQSGPSSSGTYYPVTNQFTMGGAAISMASPMVIPSNTMHYGS, from the exons ATGGCGGTCTCGGTGTTTCCCGGCGTGCGGCTCCTCTCCATCGGAGACGCTAATGGAGACATACAGCGACACTCAGAGCAGCAGCCTTTGCGGCTAGAAGTCAAAAGCACCCAAGACGCTGCCCTCATCAATCTCTCCAATG GAGAGGAGGCGAGTGTGTTCAAGTGTTCTGTTTCCAGGGAGACAGAGTGCAGCCGCGTGGGGAAGCAGTCGTTCATCATCACGCTGGGCTGCAACAGCGTCCTGCTGCAGTTCTCCTCACCTGCAG ACTTCCAGTCCTTTTATAACCTCCTGAAGAACAGTCGCGGGCATGTCAACGAGCGCTCGGTCTTCAGCGACAGAACGGAGGACTCCTCTGCTGTACAGTACTTCCAG TTTTATGGCTACCTCTCCCAGCAACAGAACATGATGCAGGACTACGTTCGGACAGGGACTTACCAACGGGCTATTCTCCAGAACCACACTGACTTTAAGGATAAG GTGGTGCTGGATGTTGGCTGTGGCTCGGGGATCCTCTCTTTCTTTGCAGCCCAGGCTGGAGCCAGGAAGGTCTACGCTGTGGAGGCCAGCACCATGGCACAGCACGCCGag GTGCTGGTGAACAGTAACCGCTTAGGAGAGCGCGTGGTCGTCATCCCGGGGAAGGTGGAGGAGGTGACGCTGCCAGAGCAGGTTGACATCATCATCTCGGAGCCCATGGGCTACATGTTGTTCAACGAGCGCATGCTGGAGAGCTACCTGCACGCCAAGAAGTTCCTCAAACCCAATG gtaAAATGTTCCCAACCATCGGTGACGTCCACCTGGCCCCCTTCACAGATGAGCAGCTCTACATGGAGCAGTTCACCAAGGCCAACTTCTG GTACCAGCCCTCCTTCCATGGTGTAGACCTGTCTGCCCTGCGGGGAGCAGCAGTGGACGAGTATTTCCGCCAGCCAATCGTG GACACATTTGATATCCGTATTCTGATGGCCAAGTCGGTCAAGTACACAGTCAACTTCCTGGAGGCCAAAGAAGAGGATCTCTAcag GATAGAGATTCCCTTCAAGTTCCACATGATGCACTCGGGCCTGGTGCACGGCCTGGCGTTCTGGTTTGATGTGGCGTTTATTGGATCAGT GATTACAGTTTGGCTGTCCACAGCCCCCACAGAGCCTCTCACCCACTGGTACCAGGTGCGCTGTCTGCTGCAGTCTCCCCTCTTCACCAAGGCCGGGGATACGCTGTCCGGCACTGCCATGCTGGTGGCCAACAAGAG ACAAAGCTACGACATCAGTATTGTTGCCCAGGTGGACCAGACCGGATCAAAGTCCAGCAACCTCCTGGACTTGAAGAACCCCTTTTTCAG GTACACAGGCACCACCCCCAACCCCCCTCCTGGCTCACACTACACCTCCCCGTCCGAGAACATGTGGAACACGGGGGCGGCCTACAGCATGAGTCAGGGGATGGCTGTATCAG GGATGCCTGCAGCTTATGACCTCAGCACAGTCATCGGCAGCGGCCCATCAGCGTCTCACAACAACCTCATCCCCCTGGGTACGAATCGCACCGACTTCTCAACATCTCATG TGAACACCGGAATTGTAAACCACACCCACTCCAGGATGGGCTCCATCATGAGCACAGGAATTGTCCAGG GAGCCACCACAGGCCAGTCGGGTCCCAGCAGCAGCGGTACTTACTATCCCGTCACCAACCAGTTCACCATGGGGGGCGCTGCCATCTCCATGGCCTCGCCTATGGTCATCCCCAGCAACACCATGCATTACGGCAGTTAA